A window from Peromyscus leucopus breed LL Stock chromosome 8a, UCI_PerLeu_2.1, whole genome shotgun sequence encodes these proteins:
- the Tube1 gene encoding tubulin epsilon chain isoform X2 — protein MEEGVVNEILQGPLRDVFDSKQLIMDISGSGNNWAVGHRVFGSLYREQILEKLRKSAEHCDCLQCFFIIHSMGGGTGSGLGTFLLKVLEDEFPEVYRFVTAVFPSSEDDVITSPYNSMLAMKELNEHADCVLPIDNQSLFDIISKIDHVVNSGKLSTAVKPKSLVTSNVGAVKKRHTKPFDAMNNIVANLLLSLTSSARFEGSLNMDLNEISMNLVPFPQLHYLVSSLTPLYTLADVNIPPRRLDQMFSDAFSKDHQLIQADPRHSLYLACALIVRGSVQISDLRRNIERLKPALQFVSWNQEGWKTSLCSVPPVGHSHSLLALANNTCVKPTFMELRERFMRLYKKKAHLHHYLHVDGMEEGAFSDALSSLSALIQEYNDLDATKGMPVQDVPRLSVAL, from the exons ATGGAAGAAGGAGTAGTGAATGAAATTCTCCAAGGACCCCTGAGAGATGTGTTTGATAGCAAGCAGCTCATCATGGATATTTCTGGCTCGGGAAATAATTG GGCTGTGGGTCACAGAGTGTTTGGAAGTCTTTACCGGGAACAGATTTTGGAGAAACTCCGGAAGTCAGCAGAGCACTGTGACTGCCTGCAGTGCTTCTTCATCATACACTCCATGGGGGGAG GAACGGGGTCTGGACTTGGCACCTTTCTGTTAAAGGTGCTTGAAGATGAGTTCCCAGAAGTGTACAGATTCGTGACAGCCGTTTTCCCTTCCAGCGAGGATGATGTCATCACCTCACCTTACAACAGCATGCTGGCCATGAAGGAGCTGAATGAGCACGCAGACTGTGTGTTGCCCATTGACAACCAA tCTTTATTTGACATCATTAGCAAAATTGATCATGTGGTAAATTCTGGAAAGTTGAGTACAGCTGTGAAGCCTAAGAGTCTAGTTACTTCAAATGTGGGGGCTGTTAAAAAGCGCCACACGAAGCCTTTTGATGCAATGAACAACATTGTGGCCAATCTGCTCCTCAGCCTGACAAG CTCTGCAAGATTTGAGGGATCCCTTAATATGGACTTGAATGAGATCAGCATGAACTTGGTTCCTTTCCCTCAACTTCATTATCTTGTCTCAAGCCTTACACCTCTGTACACGCTGGCAGATGTTAACATTCCCCCTCGAAG ATTGGACCAGATGTTTTCAGATGCCTTTAGTAAAGATCACCAACTCATTCAAGCAGACCCCAGACATAGTCTCTACCTCGCCTGTGCCCTCATCGTTAGAGGAAGCGTACAGATTTCAGATCTTCGAAGAAATATTGAAag ATTAAAACCTGCTCTTCAATTTGTCTCCTGGAATCAAGAAGGCTGGAAGACTAGCCTGTGTTCAGTACCGCCCGTGGGTCACTCCCATTCATTATTAGCTTTAGCAAACAACACCTGTGTGAAGCCTACTTTCATGGAACTGAGAGAAAGGTTCATGAGGCTCTACAAGAAAAAG GCTCACCTGCATCACTATCTGCACGTTGATGGGATGGAGGAAGGTGCTTTTTCAGATGCTCTGTCCTCTCTGTCAGCGCTCATACAGGAGTATAATGACCTGGATGCCACCAAGGGCATGCCTGTGCAGGATGTGCCTCGGCTGAGCGTGGCCTTGTGA